The proteins below come from a single Cervus elaphus chromosome 4, mCerEla1.1, whole genome shotgun sequence genomic window:
- the LOC122692009 gene encoding coiled-coil-helix-coiled-coil-helix domain-containing protein 7-like — protein sequence MPMVTRRLRDPDINPCLSESDASTRCMAENNYDKESCSSHFLKYKNCWKFWNPVMIQRG from the coding sequence ATGCCCATGGTGACACGGAGGCTGAGGGATCCTGACATAAACCCTTGTTTGTCGGAATCGGACGCGTCTACCAGATGCATGGCCGAAAATAACTATGACAAGGAGAGCTGTTCCTCTCACTTCTTAAAGTACAAGAACTGCTGGAAGTTCTGGAACCCTGTCATGATCCAGAGAGGATAG
- the LGALS13 gene encoding galactoside-binding soluble lectin 13 → MESLPIPYYQSVCLSVGYMVKIKANFQPLVGRKPELVVEFCTGIGKDSDIAFHFRLYNSMVVMNSFQDGKWQEEKRVSSDNFVLGESFELRFLVLDNGYQVFVNNKSILIFVHCLPLQSVKMLKVSGDIVLTSVETL, encoded by the exons ATGGAGTCCTTG CCGATCCCCTACTACCAGTCTGTTTGCCTGTCTGTGGGTTACATGGTGAAGATCAAGGCAAATTTTCAGCCTCTTGTTGG GAGGAAACCAGAGCTTGTGGTGGAATTCTGCACAGGTATTGGGAAAGACAGCGACATTGCATTCCATTTCCGACTCTACAACAGCATGGTGGTGATGAACAGTTTCCAGGATgggaaatggcaggaggaaaagagagtgTCTTCTGACAATTTCGTGTTAGGCGAGTCATTTGAGCTGCGATTCTTGGTGCTGGACAATGGATACCAG GTGTTTGTGAATAACAAGTCCATCCTCATCTTTGTCCACTGCCTGCCTCTACAGTCTGTGAAAATGCTGAAGGTGAGCGGAGATATTGTGCTGACTTCAGTGGAGACGTTGTAA